One part of the Candidatus Tanganyikabacteria bacterium genome encodes these proteins:
- a CDS encoding universal stress protein, with protein sequence MKRLVLAFDGSEGSMGAVTALSHLDLAAWTVELVTVVPTGEWPSRQVAKRRTHVQRTLERRGAQVSPRLLEGEPAAAVLEVADQVNADLIVLGPRRIPSLLERVFGTVSRAVIRRARCCVMVGRLTLAKESALLVIGDEGDVRAFGSWWPRLPIPSQMALAMQIVVPEPASVDVEVPAQILHTDARSIERYRAAARASSRSAIEQSMRRVVGPATTLTADPSDYSDRVAAIISAERLAAAELILLRNSRGGDLELLAAQSGASLILLP encoded by the coding sequence ATGAAACGACTGGTTCTGGCTTTCGACGGCTCGGAGGGGTCCATGGGAGCCGTCACGGCGCTTTCGCACCTGGATCTCGCGGCGTGGACCGTCGAGCTTGTCACGGTCGTGCCGACGGGAGAATGGCCATCGCGCCAGGTCGCGAAACGTCGCACGCACGTGCAGCGAACCCTGGAACGCCGGGGGGCGCAAGTGTCTCCTCGACTCTTGGAGGGCGAACCTGCGGCCGCGGTCCTCGAAGTGGCCGACCAAGTGAACGCCGACCTGATCGTCCTGGGACCCCGCCGCATCCCCTCCCTGCTGGAGCGCGTCTTCGGCACCGTTTCGCGGGCCGTGATCCGGCGGGCGAGGTGTTGCGTGATGGTCGGCCGACTCACGCTCGCCAAGGAGAGCGCCCTCCTGGTCATCGGGGACGAGGGAGACGTCCGGGCTTTCGGCTCGTGGTGGCCCAGGCTGCCTATCCCCTCGCAGATGGCTCTCGCCATGCAGATCGTGGTGCCGGAGCCCGCTTCGGTGGACGTGGAGGTCCCTGCGCAGATCCTCCACACCGATGCCAGGTCGATCGAGCGGTATCGAGCGGCAGCCCGGGCCTCGTCCAGGTCCGCCATCGAACAGTCGATGCGACGCGTGGTTGGCCCGGCAACGACGTTGACGGCCGACCCCTCAGATTATTCCGACCGGGTTGCGGCCATAATTTCTGCCGAGCGGCTCGCGGCCGCCGAACTCATCCTCTTGCGAAACAGCCGTGGCGGGGATCTTGAACTTCTGGCCGCGCAGTCCGGAGCCTCGCTGATCCTGCTGCCTTGA